The Solirubrobacterales bacterium genome window below encodes:
- a CDS encoding mechanosensitive ion channel, which produces MLILAKATFIDANSQWIIALAISVVALVVAKLVDRFLQRSSMRISSVRDSEPLSKSAVTRLRLVRRLIVLSIAMLGIFLALAQIDALKPLGTALLASSAVVGVAVGLASRAVLANAVSGMMLATVQPFRIGDVIAWQDNRGRVEDITLTYTFVRLPSGHRLVIPNEAIATTPLENYTIAGTVVDVDASIEIAPNKATAAIQLLREKLDDTTISLGDCAVDRFEILISFSTTAGHEATQRFATREQVVAILSDAGMLEGPSQAA; this is translated from the coding sequence ATGCTGATCCTCGCCAAAGCCACTTTCATCGACGCCAACTCGCAGTGGATAATTGCGCTCGCGATCAGCGTCGTCGCGCTTGTCGTGGCAAAACTCGTCGACAGATTCCTCCAGCGCAGCTCGATGCGCATTTCCAGCGTTCGCGACAGCGAGCCGCTGAGCAAATCGGCCGTCACGCGCCTGCGACTGGTGCGCAGACTGATCGTCCTCAGCATCGCAATGCTCGGTATCTTCCTCGCGCTCGCGCAGATTGACGCACTGAAACCACTGGGGACCGCGCTGTTGGCATCAAGCGCCGTTGTCGGAGTGGCGGTCGGTCTTGCGTCTCGTGCAGTGCTCGCCAACGCAGTCTCGGGAATGATGCTCGCCACGGTGCAGCCATTCCGCATAGGCGACGTGATTGCGTGGCAGGACAATCGCGGGCGCGTCGAGGACATCACGCTGACCTACACCTTCGTAAGGCTCCCCTCCGGGCACCGACTGGTGATACCAAACGAGGCGATCGCGACGACGCCGCTCGAGAACTACACGATCGCCGGGACGGTCGTCGATGTCGATGCTTCGATCGAGATTGCGCCCAACAAGGCCACTGCCGCGATTCAGCTGCTGCGAGAGAAGCTCGACGACACAACGATTTCGCTCGGCGATTGCGCGGTTGATCGCTTCGAGATTCTCATCTCCTTCAGCACCACCGCTGGCCACGAGGCCACCCAGCGATTTGCCACCCGCGAGCAAGTAGTGGCGATTTTGAGCGACGCCGGTATGCTGGAAGGGCCTTCGCAAGCTGCCTGA
- a CDS encoding phosphoribosyltransferase, which yields MDARDTLIAELREHALVIGEVVLTSGKTAQYYVDAKRAILQRTGFMALGELVADFATVVGATAVGGMTMGADPVACSALAVGSDAKAFFVRKDRKEHGLQRWVEGPLLAPGERCLIVEDVVTTGGSTLQAIERVKDEGFEIVGVCAVLDRLAGGGEAIEAAAGAPYRAFTTIDDVHPDRPDR from the coding sequence ATGGATGCGCGCGACACTTTGATTGCTGAACTTCGCGAACACGCGCTCGTGATCGGCGAAGTAGTTCTGACCAGCGGGAAGACCGCGCAGTACTACGTGGACGCCAAGCGCGCGATCCTGCAGAGAACGGGGTTCATGGCGCTCGGCGAACTCGTCGCAGACTTCGCGACGGTGGTCGGAGCAACCGCCGTGGGCGGAATGACGATGGGTGCCGACCCAGTCGCCTGCTCGGCACTTGCCGTGGGCTCCGACGCCAAGGCCTTCTTCGTGCGCAAGGATCGCAAGGAGCACGGCCTGCAGCGCTGGGTCGAGGGACCGTTGCTCGCTCCGGGCGAGCGCTGCCTGATCGTCGAGGACGTCGTCACCACGGGCGGATCGACGCTCCAGGCGATCGAGCGCGTCAAGGACGAGGGATTTGAAATCGTTGGAGTCTGCGCCGTGCTCGACCGGCTTGCAGGCGGCGGAGAGGCAATTGAGGCTGCTGCGGGAGCGCCCTACCGTGCCTTCACCACTATCGATGATGTGCATCCCGACCGGCCAGACCGATAA
- a CDS encoding SCP2 sterol-binding domain-containing protein, with amino-acid sequence MDQVIATLCDDTEVGPQLKALGTPVEITYKDFDITVNIRAGEDGESNLVWVWSKRVKWDPTTRIEVTSDVANQFMQGKLQVAKALALRKVKVKGSLTAGLRIVAICGPAFEHYRERVTSDFPHLVV; translated from the coding sequence ATGGACCAGGTGATCGCGACGCTCTGCGATGACACGGAGGTCGGCCCGCAGCTCAAAGCCCTGGGCACGCCCGTCGAGATCACCTACAAGGATTTCGACATCACGGTGAACATCCGTGCCGGCGAAGACGGCGAGTCAAATCTCGTCTGGGTCTGGTCCAAGCGCGTCAAGTGGGATCCGACTACCCGCATCGAGGTGACGTCAGATGTCGCCAACCAGTTCATGCAGGGCAAGCTCCAGGTGGCCAAGGCCCTCGCGCTGCGCAAGGTCAAGGTGAAGGGCTCACTGACCGCCGGCCTGCGCATCGTCGCGATCTGCGGTCCGGCCTTCGAGCACTACCGCGAGCGCGTGACCAGCGATTTTCCTCATCTCGTCGTCTGA
- a CDS encoding L,D-transpeptidase family protein, whose amino-acid sequence MTARMLTSGSVSCAAAIFAMLALALPAFAEPTGATDRSTAITGVTGPSGVSGAARKRSSSKAKTAKLKTFSLRAEGAYRYKGRGYVLPRTNLVIRGRVETVLGAEVKIRILKNGKLIKSENVVLDSAGSTSKFRYSWRAGKEGRYAIKLELTDEQKLLAGAGKGTTVSVVRTNIRPGSRGVAVRLFQNRLRSLSYVAPLNGRFDAGTGRAFIAFRKVNGMSRRAAAGSSVARKLAAGTGGFRLRYPGAGRHIEVSTSKQIMVMADKGKVTRIYHVSTGKSSTPTIRGTYRVYRKDPTTNAKGMVKSSYFIRGYAIHGFKDVPIFGASHGCVRVPIPNASSIFRWVRMGTRVDTYF is encoded by the coding sequence ATGACCGCGCGCATGCTCACATCGGGATCGGTTTCCTGCGCCGCCGCGATTTTTGCGATGCTCGCTCTGGCGCTACCGGCATTCGCAGAACCGACTGGAGCCACAGACCGATCGACTGCCATCACTGGCGTCACCGGACCGTCTGGAGTCTCGGGAGCAGCAAGGAAGAGGTCCAGCTCCAAGGCCAAAACGGCCAAGCTGAAAACGTTCTCGCTCCGTGCCGAAGGCGCCTACCGCTACAAGGGTCGCGGGTACGTCTTGCCGCGAACCAATCTCGTGATTCGCGGCCGCGTGGAGACCGTCCTCGGCGCGGAGGTCAAGATCCGCATCCTCAAAAATGGCAAGCTGATCAAGAGCGAAAACGTCGTACTCGACTCCGCTGGTTCAACCAGCAAGTTTCGTTATTCATGGCGCGCTGGCAAGGAGGGCAGGTACGCGATCAAGCTTGAGCTGACCGACGAACAGAAGTTGCTCGCGGGGGCCGGCAAGGGCACCACGGTCTCGGTCGTGCGTACGAACATCCGCCCCGGCAGTCGCGGCGTCGCCGTGCGTCTTTTCCAAAACCGTCTGCGCAGCCTCTCTTACGTCGCGCCGCTCAACGGTCGCTTTGACGCCGGCACCGGTCGCGCCTTCATCGCCTTCCGCAAGGTCAACGGAATGTCCCGCAGGGCCGCCGCAGGTTCGAGCGTCGCACGCAAGCTCGCGGCGGGCACGGGTGGCTTCCGGCTTCGCTATCCGGGCGCCGGGCGCCACATCGAGGTCAGTACGAGCAAGCAGATCATGGTTATGGCCGACAAGGGCAAGGTCACCCGGATCTACCACGTCTCAACCGGAAAGTCTTCCACGCCGACGATCCGCGGCACCTACCGCGTGTACCGGAAAGATCCGACCACGAACGCCAAGGGAATGGTCAAGAGCAGCTACTTCATCCGTGGATATGCAATCCACGGATTCAAGGATGTGCCGATTTTCGGTGCCAGCCATGGCTGCGTGCGCGTCCCCATCCCGAACGCTTCGTCGATCTTCCGCTGGGTGCGCATGGGCACCCGCGTCGACACCTATTTCTGA
- a CDS encoding penicillin-binding protein: MAIGLVVLVSLGAIAGFSAIGYVIALANGAPPLGKPVNRGLTSAVYAANGELLGYIQADEISTPVAWKRLPQDCKDATIAIEDERFYEHGGVDYTAIVRAAVKNASSGKTVQGGSTITMQLVRNLYISDPKRDFKRKIREAKLANELERQRSKTWILGQYLNTAPYGTVGGQSAMGLQAAGQTFFAKNANDLNLSECAMLAGLPQAPTDYNPFLNPQAALVRRAEVLDKMAERGYITRAEADAAAQSKLRLDRGTRYTKIREPYFFDYVKQQLIDKYGINTVRKGGLKIYTTIDPRLQTAAREAIKSTLPTPGDPSSAIVATDPRTGYVRAMASSGGYGQSQFNLAAQGSRQPGSAFKTMVLLTAIRQGIDPATTTYTSRPIDIKNTPWGPIKVATYANTYSGSQNLVKATVASDNSVYIQLDMDVGPNNVKRTARMMGIRSKLNGYPAEGLGGLENGVSPLEMSQAYATLAAGGIRSKQLVISKVDFPGTTNDSTYKVQRKRVFTDGEAYEVTKILEQNVAAGTATGVRRGGFTCPAAGKTGTTDNFRDAWLVGYTPTLATATWMGYPNAQRSMNNVEGVASVAGGTLPTDIWTKFMKAAIGDRCEDFPKPETPFVSKPFSGKYARQGRSEGTNDALDDKKKTYTEGKKKPATENGGGGSDGGGNDAPQETPQQPETPAPAAPGGAAPGQ; the protein is encoded by the coding sequence TTGGCGATTGGACTGGTCGTACTCGTGTCGCTGGGCGCGATCGCAGGATTTTCGGCAATCGGATACGTGATTGCACTCGCCAACGGCGCGCCGCCGCTGGGCAAGCCGGTCAACCGCGGTCTCACTTCCGCCGTATACGCCGCCAACGGCGAGTTGCTCGGATACATCCAAGCCGACGAGATCAGCACGCCGGTCGCCTGGAAACGCCTTCCGCAGGACTGCAAGGACGCGACGATCGCAATCGAGGACGAGCGCTTCTATGAGCACGGCGGCGTGGACTACACGGCGATCGTGCGTGCAGCAGTTAAGAACGCAAGCAGTGGAAAGACCGTCCAAGGTGGATCGACGATCACGATGCAGCTCGTGCGCAACCTTTACATATCGGACCCGAAACGTGACTTCAAGCGCAAGATCCGCGAGGCAAAGCTCGCCAACGAACTCGAGCGCCAGCGCAGCAAAACCTGGATCCTCGGTCAGTACCTGAACACCGCACCGTACGGCACAGTCGGCGGCCAGTCAGCAATGGGACTGCAGGCCGCTGGGCAGACCTTCTTTGCCAAGAACGCGAACGACCTCAACCTCTCTGAGTGCGCGATGCTCGCCGGGCTGCCCCAGGCGCCGACCGACTACAACCCCTTCCTCAATCCGCAGGCGGCGCTCGTGCGCCGCGCGGAAGTACTCGACAAGATGGCCGAGCGCGGGTACATCACTCGGGCCGAGGCCGATGCGGCCGCACAAAGCAAGCTGCGCCTGGACCGCGGAACGCGCTACACGAAGATCCGTGAGCCGTACTTCTTTGACTACGTCAAGCAACAGCTGATCGACAAGTACGGAATCAACACCGTGCGAAAGGGCGGTCTGAAGATCTACACGACGATTGACCCGCGCCTTCAGACTGCTGCGCGCGAGGCGATCAAATCCACGCTTCCCACACCGGGCGACCCGTCGAGCGCAATCGTTGCGACCGATCCGCGCACGGGGTACGTGCGCGCGATGGCAAGCAGCGGCGGTTACGGACAGAGTCAGTTCAACCTTGCAGCGCAGGGCTCGCGCCAGCCGGGCTCGGCCTTCAAAACGATGGTCTTGCTCACGGCGATCCGCCAGGGGATCGATCCCGCCACTACGACGTACACGTCGCGCCCGATTGACATCAAGAACACGCCCTGGGGACCGATCAAGGTCGCGACCTACGCGAATACCTACAGCGGAAGCCAGAACCTCGTGAAGGCCACGGTCGCCTCGGACAACTCGGTCTACATCCAGCTCGACATGGATGTCGGCCCGAACAACGTCAAGCGCACGGCGCGGATGATGGGTATCCGCTCGAAACTCAACGGGTACCCGGCGGAGGGTCTCGGCGGCCTCGAGAACGGCGTCTCGCCGCTTGAGATGAGCCAGGCTTACGCGACACTCGCCGCCGGTGGTATCCGCTCCAAGCAGTTGGTCATATCGAAGGTGGACTTCCCCGGAACCACGAACGACAGCACCTACAAGGTCCAGCGAAAGCGCGTCTTCACCGACGGCGAGGCCTACGAAGTGACGAAGATTCTCGAGCAGAACGTCGCCGCCGGCACTGCGACCGGCGTGCGCAGGGGTGGCTTCACCTGTCCGGCCGCCGGCAAGACTGGAACGACCGACAACTTCCGCGACGCCTGGCTCGTCGGGTACACGCCCACGCTCGCCACCGCAACGTGGATGGGTTACCCGAACGCGCAGCGCTCGATGAACAACGTTGAAGGCGTGGCCAGCGTCGCCGGAGGAACGCTCCCGACCGACATTTGGACCAAGTTCATGAAGGCCGCGATCGGCGACCGCTGCGAGGACTTCCCGAAGCCCGAGACGCCGTTCGTCTCGAAGCCGTTCTCGGGCAAGTACGCCCGACAGGGCAGATCCGAGGGCACGAACGATGCGCTCGACGACAAGAAGAAGACCTACACCGAGGGCAAGAAGAAGCCGGCCACCGAAAACGGTGGCGGAGGCAGCGACGGCGGAGGCAACGACGCCCCGCAGGAGACACCTCAGCAGCCCGAGACGCCAGCACCCGCGGCGCCCGGCGGCGCGGCGCCCGGCCAGTGA
- a CDS encoding CPBP family intramembrane metalloprotease, with translation MTDAPFDPPTGEPRPLPEMPVAGPPVVPPPTTPLPPGTPPPGSLGPTGAERWRWYYAAYAFFGSLIVSQVVVLVIGGIWAAVGDKDLTQLQDSSGFIVAASAVNELFFIATAVFVARMSGSFHWRDFGLVRSPLRRTVVLTVAMLISYFAFLAIYSQLVQLAPDDAPEKLGANAGNLQMLFFALLVAVLAPIAEEVFFRGMIFRALWNGIGLWPAAIVSALLFGSLHFDALTSERLLQVIPIAVLGISFALLYAWSGTLYAAIALHATNNAVAVAAFAEKNNSDFGLALVAVLWVLMMLGCGLGHRLTDKRIERPRGGLTGGGDGPVEYAVPR, from the coding sequence GTGACCGACGCTCCCTTTGATCCGCCGACCGGCGAGCCGCGACCTCTGCCCGAGATGCCCGTCGCTGGTCCGCCTGTCGTGCCCCCTCCAACGACGCCGCTGCCCCCCGGAACGCCCCCTCCCGGATCGCTCGGTCCGACCGGTGCGGAGCGCTGGCGTTGGTACTACGCGGCCTACGCGTTCTTCGGCTCGTTGATCGTGTCGCAGGTCGTGGTGCTCGTCATCGGTGGTATCTGGGCCGCCGTAGGGGACAAGGATCTCACGCAGTTGCAGGACAGCTCCGGCTTCATCGTTGCTGCCTCGGCGGTCAACGAACTCTTCTTCATCGCCACGGCCGTCTTCGTCGCCCGCATGTCCGGGAGCTTCCATTGGCGGGACTTCGGCCTCGTTCGCTCGCCGTTGCGGAGAACGGTCGTGTTGACCGTCGCGATGCTGATCAGTTACTTCGCGTTCCTCGCGATCTACAGCCAGCTTGTGCAGCTCGCTCCCGATGACGCACCCGAGAAGCTGGGGGCAAACGCAGGCAACCTGCAGATGCTCTTCTTCGCACTACTGGTAGCGGTGCTCGCCCCGATTGCCGAGGAGGTCTTCTTCCGAGGGATGATCTTCCGCGCGCTGTGGAATGGGATCGGACTCTGGCCCGCCGCGATCGTTTCGGCACTGCTCTTCGGATCGCTCCATTTTGACGCGTTGACCAGCGAGCGCCTGCTTCAGGTGATCCCGATTGCAGTGCTTGGCATCTCGTTCGCACTGCTCTATGCGTGGAGCGGAACCCTCTACGCGGCGATTGCACTGCACGCGACCAACAACGCGGTCGCGGTGGCTGCGTTCGCAGAGAAAAACAACTCTGACTTCGGCCTGGCGCTTGTCGCAGTGCTCTGGGTTCTGATGATGTTGGGCTGCGGGCTGGGGCACCGTTTGACAGACAAACGGATCGAGCGTCCGAGGGGTGGACTCACGGGCGGCGGCGACGGCCCCGTCGAATATGCTGTACCGAGATGA